A stretch of the Romeriopsis navalis LEGE 11480 genome encodes the following:
- a CDS encoding ShlB/FhaC/HecB family hemolysin secretion/activation protein, giving the protein DYAVSAAQVAIDTVADPERLTEPESRSSQIPTSLTRFAHRQTSAKDLQPLPPAQLAADLAIPTTADAPARPVDRIRLENTAQNLPVKGSSPLPIPPETSPVEPSQLPSGAPTDTKAPAADLMAPNSGTPNPITPNPGAPNIVPPSMTPATPETRSTEVMPRPTPQPQTPQPQTPQASTPSPTSSRAPIAIVGSTIFSAADFAALLNSIDAETATPDTLQQTAEKITQKYVNAGYLTSRAVVERPTDQSRAQIRVLEGSLETIQVEGNQRLSDRFIQARIERGITTPINSLELEAQLRLLRLNPLFDKVEASLRPGQQAGKSQLIVRVEEAQPLTGGLSFDNYSPPSVGSERINAHIGSRNLTGNGDELGGFYSRTLNGGAESYGLSYKIPLSAQDNTLQLRVERNRNVVQQAPFDALGIRGDGEIYEVSYRHPVIHSVRESLGLSIGLTAQNGQTFTFNTLPTPFGIGPDADGVSRTSVISFGQDYVKRDPQGTWNLRSQFNLGTSLFGATRNSGNIPDGQFFSWTAQAQRIQRLGARHLLVAQVETQLTPNSLLPSQQFLIGGGQSVRGYRQNARAGDNGLRISIEDRITLTQDADGNPKFQIAPFAEAGFVWNNGSNPNPLPHQTNLVSAGLGLIFTPTKNLQARLDYGVPLVNLADRGNNIQDSGLHFRLNYRF; this is encoded by the coding sequence CGATTATGCCGTCTCCGCAGCACAAGTTGCGATAGATACCGTTGCTGATCCAGAACGCCTGACAGAACCAGAAAGCCGTTCGAGCCAAATCCCAACATCCTTAACGCGCTTCGCCCACCGCCAGACCAGCGCCAAGGATCTCCAACCCTTACCGCCCGCCCAACTAGCGGCGGACTTGGCTATACCAACTACCGCTGACGCCCCAGCGCGACCGGTCGATCGCATTCGCCTCGAAAACACCGCCCAAAATCTGCCGGTAAAGGGGTCTTCCCCCTTGCCAATACCCCCAGAAACCAGCCCGGTCGAACCCAGCCAGCTTCCATCCGGCGCCCCAACGGACACCAAGGCACCGGCGGCCGACCTCATGGCGCCAAATTCGGGCACGCCAAACCCGATAACGCCAAATCCGGGCGCACCAAATATTGTGCCCCCCAGCATGACGCCCGCCACCCCGGAAACTCGCTCCACCGAAGTGATGCCGCGCCCCACGCCTCAGCCGCAGACACCCCAACCACAGACGCCACAGGCCTCAACACCCAGTCCGACCAGCTCACGTGCCCCGATCGCCATCGTCGGGAGTACGATTTTCAGTGCGGCGGATTTCGCCGCGCTGCTCAACTCGATCGACGCGGAAACCGCCACCCCAGACACCCTCCAACAAACCGCTGAGAAAATCACTCAGAAATACGTTAATGCTGGCTATCTCACATCCAGAGCCGTAGTCGAACGCCCAACGGATCAGTCACGCGCCCAAATTCGGGTGCTCGAAGGCAGCCTCGAAACCATTCAAGTTGAAGGCAATCAACGGTTGAGTGATCGGTTTATTCAAGCCCGCATTGAGCGCGGTATCACCACCCCAATCAACAGTCTTGAACTCGAAGCACAACTCCGACTGCTACGCCTCAACCCACTATTTGACAAAGTCGAAGCTAGCCTGCGCCCCGGTCAACAAGCCGGGAAAAGTCAACTCATCGTCCGAGTGGAAGAAGCTCAGCCGCTCACTGGGGGACTCAGTTTTGATAATTACTCACCCCCCAGTGTCGGCTCGGAGCGGATCAATGCCCACATTGGCAGCCGCAACCTGACGGGCAACGGCGACGAACTGGGTGGCTTCTATAGCCGCACCCTCAACGGCGGCGCGGAATCCTATGGACTGAGCTACAAAATTCCGCTCAGTGCTCAAGACAATACATTACAACTGCGGGTCGAACGCAATCGTAACGTCGTACAGCAAGCCCCCTTCGATGCCTTGGGGATTCGCGGCGATGGGGAAATTTATGAAGTGAGCTATCGCCATCCCGTGATTCATTCCGTGCGTGAATCACTGGGATTATCCATCGGCCTCACCGCTCAAAATGGTCAAACCTTTACCTTCAACACGTTGCCGACCCCCTTTGGTATTGGCCCCGATGCCGATGGTGTGAGTCGTACCAGTGTGATTAGTTTCGGCCAAGATTATGTCAAACGTGATCCGCAAGGCACTTGGAATCTACGATCGCAATTCAACCTCGGCACCAGCTTATTTGGCGCAACGCGCAATTCCGGCAATATCCCCGATGGGCAGTTCTTTAGCTGGACGGCTCAAGCGCAAAGGATACAACGCCTCGGAGCCAGACATTTACTTGTCGCTCAAGTCGAGACCCAACTCACACCGAACAGCTTGCTGCCCTCACAGCAGTTCTTGATCGGAGGGGGGCAATCAGTCCGGGGCTATCGCCAAAATGCTCGGGCCGGTGATAACGGATTACGCATCTCGATCGAAGACCGAATTACCCTCACACAGGATGCTGACGGCAATCCGAAGTTCCAAATTGCCCCGTTTGCCGAAGCCGGTTTTGTCTGGAATAACGGCAGCAATCCAAACCCTCTACCACACCAAACAAATCTGGTTTCAGCGGGGCTGGGATTGATTTTTACACCAACCAAAAACTTACAGGCGCGGCTGGATTACGGCGTCCCCCTCGTGAATTTGGCGGATCGGGGCAACAACATCCAGGACAGTGGACTGCATTTCCGGTTGAATTATCGTTTTTAA